From a single Salvelinus namaycush isolate Seneca chromosome 14, SaNama_1.0, whole genome shotgun sequence genomic region:
- the taf11 gene encoding transcription initiation factor TFIID subunit 11, with protein MADPARIKTESNSEKSLAARGSPKTEDTEEVPVTSDADTESKDSSSQSLKREHKQDSVGGDDEDEGTSDQPASKKLKVEPEKKKEKRQKVDEDEIQKMQVLVSSFSEEQLNRYEMYRRSAFPKAAIKRLIQSITGSSVSQNVVIAMSGISKVFAGEIVEEALDVCEKWGDTPPLQPKHMREAVRRLKSREQIPNTKHKNILFH; from the exons ATGGCAGACCCAGCTAGGATAAAGACTGAATCCAACTCGGAGAAATCATTGGCTGCTAGAGGAAGCCCTAAAACCGAAGACACTGAAGAAGTGCCTGTGACCTCGGATGCAGACACCGAATCAAAAGATTCCTCCTCACAATCACTCAAACGCGAACACAAACAG GACTCTGTGGGTGGAGATGATGAGGATGAGGGAACCTCAGATCAACCTGCTTCCAAAAAACTAAAAGTGGAGCCTGAGAAGAAAAAGGAGAAGCGCCAAAAGGTTGACGAGGATGAGATACAGAAGATGCA GGTTTTGGTCTCATCCTTCTCTGAGGAACAGCTTAACCGCTATGAGATGTATAGACGCTCTGCTTTCCCAAAAGCTGCCATCAAGAGG CTGATACAGTCCATTACAGGATCTTCAGTCTCTCAAAATGTGGTTATCGCCATGTCTGGTATTTCCAAGGTCTTCGCTGGAGAAATAGTGGAGGAAG CTCTGGATGTGTGTGAGAAGTGGGGGGACACGCCTCCCCTGCAGCCCAAGCACATGAGGGAGGCTGTCAGGAGGCTGAAGAGCAGAGAGCAGATCCCCAACACCAAGCACAAGAACATCCTCTTCCACTGA